In Streptomyces qaidamensis, one DNA window encodes the following:
- a CDS encoding universal stress protein: MELPLVVGVDGSDGSILAVDWAVDEAARHNLPLRLVYGSLWEQYEGALPSLSLQRPSERVMAQHIVASAEERVRRLNPDVKVSVEVVAAEAASALLSEGDNASALVIGSRGRGELKGALLGSVGLAVAARAYCPVIVVRGDKAGLAGTHRRILLGAGDPDTSHEAVRFAFREAEARGCLLDVVRSWRVPAHDNADQPAPVEGPVRPEAQAADLVDTLVAEATDDHPAVRVNRVTVEGPARKVLVNRSAAADLVVVGVRRRSGHFGLQLGRVSHTLLHHAACPVAVVPQHV, from the coding sequence ATGGAACTGCCCCTGGTTGTGGGCGTCGACGGGTCGGACGGCAGCATCCTGGCCGTCGACTGGGCGGTGGACGAGGCCGCCCGCCACAATCTGCCGTTGCGCCTGGTCTACGGCTCCCTGTGGGAGCAGTACGAGGGTGCGCTGCCGTCGCTGAGCCTGCAGCGACCGTCGGAGCGGGTGATGGCGCAGCACATCGTGGCCTCCGCCGAGGAACGCGTCCGGCGGCTCAACCCCGATGTCAAGGTGTCGGTCGAGGTGGTGGCCGCGGAAGCGGCGTCCGCTCTCCTGAGCGAGGGGGACAACGCCTCCGCTCTGGTGATCGGCTCGCGCGGCCGTGGAGAGCTCAAGGGAGCCCTCCTGGGCTCGGTGGGTCTCGCCGTCGCGGCCCGCGCGTACTGCCCGGTCATCGTGGTCCGGGGCGACAAGGCCGGTCTGGCCGGGACCCATCGGCGGATCCTGCTCGGTGCCGGAGACCCCGACACGAGCCATGAGGCCGTCCGGTTCGCCTTCCGGGAGGCCGAGGCGCGTGGATGCCTGCTCGACGTCGTGCGCTCCTGGCGCGTCCCCGCGCACGATAACGCAGACCAGCCTGCTCCGGTCGAGGGACCGGTGCGGCCCGAGGCACAGGCCGCCGACCTGGTCGACACGCTGGTCGCCGAGGCAACGGACGATCATCCGGCCGTGCGGGTGAACCGGGTGACGGTCGAGGGACCGGCCCGCAAGGTGCTCGTCAACCGTTCGGCCGCCGCCGACCTGGTGGTCGTCGGCGTACGGCGCCGGTCCGGTCACTTCGGCCTGCAGCTCGGCCGGGTGAGCCACACCCTGCTGCACCACGCGGCCTGCCCGGTGGCCGTCGTCCCGCAGCACGTCTGA
- a CDS encoding carboxylesterase/lipase family protein, with protein sequence MADALLTDTTTGTVRGCALPDGGRLFAGIPFAAPPVGELRFRPPQPPRPWQGVRRADSFAPAPAQGASSLMPGASQKSSFPTFPTAEIRETSEDCLYINVWTPTTTAGEALRPVIVWIYGGGYDAGSAAPPYSDGAALARQTGAVVVTANYRLGALGFLHLADLGSQWAGSTNLALQDQMAALRWVRDNIASFGGDPGNITVAGQSAGAFSIGALLAAPAAAGLFHKAILQSGSTSRIFDRVTATTMAEDLITALGLDDPEDLLTVTCRRILDAQSTVVTGDIGQRNLPGGRSWGAVLDGSVLPVAPQQAVAAGAAAGIPLLVGATRDEVRVFQMIGGDSFRPKDETALHTEMRRAGVTEPEKLLDAYRRRAADPDDLSALRGAFLTDALYRIPATRLARAQAEAGGRAYHYLLVDEPCGPAMSAFHGADLLHVFDKLSDVGADTPEHLAARDTLVGAWAAFAATGSPGWPPYDPQAEGNSRAISGSPADADRMSTEPPADDVTALWPTPPT encoded by the coding sequence ATGGCAGACGCACTCCTGACCGACACCACCACGGGAACCGTTCGCGGATGCGCCCTCCCAGACGGGGGTCGTCTCTTCGCCGGTATCCCCTTCGCCGCGCCCCCGGTGGGTGAGCTGCGGTTCCGCCCGCCCCAGCCGCCCCGGCCGTGGCAGGGGGTGCGCCGGGCCGACAGCTTCGCACCGGCGCCCGCGCAGGGCGCGTCCTCCCTGATGCCGGGGGCGAGCCAGAAGTCCTCCTTCCCCACCTTCCCCACGGCGGAGATCCGGGAGACGTCCGAGGACTGCCTGTATATCAACGTCTGGACACCCACGACGACGGCCGGGGAGGCTCTCCGCCCTGTCATCGTGTGGATCTACGGCGGCGGATACGACGCCGGCTCCGCCGCACCCCCCTACAGCGACGGGGCCGCGCTCGCCCGCCAGACCGGCGCGGTCGTCGTCACCGCCAACTACCGCCTGGGAGCCCTCGGTTTCCTGCACCTGGCCGACCTCGGCAGCCAGTGGGCCGGGTCCACCAATCTCGCCCTGCAGGACCAGATGGCCGCCCTGCGCTGGGTACGGGACAACATCGCCTCCTTCGGCGGCGACCCCGGCAACATCACCGTGGCGGGACAGTCCGCTGGCGCCTTCTCCATCGGAGCCCTCCTGGCCGCCCCCGCAGCCGCCGGCCTCTTCCACAAGGCGATCCTCCAGAGCGGCAGCACGTCCCGGATCTTCGACCGGGTCACCGCCACCACCATGGCCGAGGACCTGATCACCGCACTTGGCCTCGACGACCCAGAGGACCTGCTCACCGTCACCTGCCGGCGGATCCTGGACGCGCAGAGCACGGTCGTCACCGGCGACATCGGACAGCGCAACCTGCCCGGCGGCCGGTCCTGGGGTGCCGTACTCGACGGCAGCGTGCTGCCCGTCGCGCCGCAGCAGGCCGTCGCCGCGGGTGCCGCCGCCGGTATCCCCCTGCTCGTCGGCGCCACCCGCGACGAAGTCCGCGTCTTCCAGATGATCGGCGGCGACTCCTTTCGCCCCAAGGACGAAACAGCCCTGCACACCGAGATGCGGCGCGCCGGAGTCACGGAGCCGGAGAAGCTCCTCGACGCCTACCGCCGCCGCGCCGCCGACCCCGACGACCTCTCAGCCCTGCGCGGTGCCTTCCTCACCGACGCCCTCTACCGGATCCCGGCCACGCGTCTGGCCCGGGCCCAGGCAGAGGCGGGAGGCCGCGCCTACCACTACCTCCTCGTCGACGAACCGTGCGGACCGGCCATGAGCGCCTTCCACGGCGCCGACCTGCTCCACGTCTTCGACAAACTGTCCGACGTCGGCGCCGACACTCCCGAACACCTCGCCGCCCGCGACACCCTCGTCGGCGCCTGGGCCGCCTTCGCCGCCACCGGCTCCCCGGGCTGGCCGCCGTACGACCCGCAAGCCGAGGGCAACTCCCGGGCCATCAGCGGGTCCCCGGCCGACGCCGACCGCATGAGCACCGAACCCCCGGCCGACGACGTCACCGCCCTCTGGCCCACCCCGCCAACCTGA
- a CDS encoding MarR family winged helix-turn-helix transcriptional regulator, producing the protein MTLHDEGPVGADALDRVTWALRRAELAVTALKEQRLRSLGMAAAHYSLLIAVHVDPGLAGAELARRLNVTPQAVASLVARLEGRGQLERRPHPRHRHVQELHLTDAGRDALRKADSVIAEIEQQITEKLGAKDSTQLQALLDQVTDAIQEVQPAGPLSRPVTLRKDGTPG; encoded by the coding sequence ATGACGCTGCATGACGAAGGGCCGGTCGGCGCCGACGCACTGGACCGGGTGACCTGGGCACTGCGGCGCGCCGAGTTGGCCGTGACAGCCCTGAAGGAGCAACGGCTGCGCTCGCTGGGCATGGCGGCGGCACACTATTCCCTGCTCATCGCCGTCCACGTCGATCCCGGCCTGGCCGGAGCGGAACTGGCCCGCCGCCTGAACGTCACCCCGCAGGCAGTGGCCTCCCTGGTGGCCCGCCTGGAGGGCCGGGGCCAACTGGAACGCCGGCCGCACCCGCGCCACCGTCACGTGCAGGAACTCCACCTCACCGACGCCGGCCGCGACGCTCTGCGCAAGGCCGACTCCGTGATCGCGGAGATCGAACAGCAGATCACCGAGAAGCTCGGCGCCAAGGACTCCACCCAGCTCCAGGCGCTGCTCGATCAGGTGACCGACGCGATACAAGAGGTGCAACCGGCAGGCCCCCTCAGCAGACCGGTCACCCTGCGCAAAGACGGCACACCGGGGTGA
- a CDS encoding Crp/Fnr family transcriptional regulator produces the protein MTSTTTLSMALPVEHRDGLMRLAREVSFEAGTRLFEEGRRADRFWIIRTGTVLLDLHVPGRRAAVIESLSHGELLGWSWHYAPYTWQLGAETLSPVRAWEFDAEAVRAVCAQDPEFGRAVATWVGRVVAHRLQASRIRLLDLYAPYGSGSPA, from the coding sequence ATGACCTCCACGACCACTCTCTCCATGGCTCTTCCGGTCGAGCACCGCGACGGGCTGATGCGCCTCGCCCGTGAGGTCTCCTTCGAAGCCGGAACACGCCTCTTCGAAGAGGGCCGCCGCGCCGACCGGTTCTGGATCATCCGGACCGGAACCGTCCTCCTCGACCTGCACGTGCCCGGCCGTCGCGCCGCCGTCATCGAGTCCCTGAGCCACGGCGAGCTGCTCGGCTGGTCCTGGCACTACGCACCGTACACGTGGCAACTGGGTGCCGAGACGCTCAGCCCGGTCCGTGCCTGGGAGTTCGACGCGGAGGCCGTGAGGGCCGTTTGCGCGCAGGATCCGGAGTTCGGTCGGGCGGTCGCGACCTGGGTCGGCCGGGTCGTGGCACACCGGCTCCAGGCCTCGCGGATCCGCCTGCTGGACCTGTACGCCCCTTACGGCAGCGGGAGCCCGGCATGA
- a CDS encoding 4Fe-4S dicluster domain-containing protein: MTNSPATGVLDEDGLTALVQILAAQGRTVIGPTVGDGAVVLAEIGSADDLPFGWGTEVGAGRYRLVPRADGAVFAQTAGPHSWKTFLRPQRENHWSAERAAGGRLSVTEADMEKPSCAFLGVRRPSRSRTVSWPAAGIRTGGTGSGERHPVDAQTDYAARAAVDAARDRMGREMPPVDLRTLMGESLDADRWDDVAARCLTCGNCTMVCPTCFWTTTEEVTDLTGDHAERWQRWDSCFDVDFSYLHGGPVRASARSRYRQWLTHRLSTWYEQFGSSGCVGCGRSVTCARSASTSPRKPRRCATNVPTACGARSRRRRNDDLHDHSLHGSSGRAPRRADAPRP, encoded by the coding sequence ATGACGAACAGCCCGGCAACCGGCGTCCTGGACGAGGACGGGCTGACTGCCCTGGTCCAGATCCTGGCCGCGCAGGGGCGCACGGTCATCGGACCGACGGTTGGGGACGGCGCCGTCGTCCTGGCCGAGATCGGCTCGGCCGACGATCTCCCCTTCGGCTGGGGCACAGAAGTCGGGGCCGGCCGTTACCGCCTCGTGCCGCGTGCCGACGGTGCCGTGTTCGCTCAGACGGCGGGCCCGCACTCGTGGAAGACGTTCCTGCGCCCGCAGCGGGAGAACCACTGGAGCGCCGAGCGTGCGGCGGGCGGCCGGCTGTCGGTCACCGAGGCCGACATGGAGAAGCCGTCGTGCGCCTTCCTGGGAGTACGCCGGCCATCGCGGTCCAGGACCGTGTCCTGGCCGGCGGCCGGTATTCGGACCGGGGGTACCGGGAGCGGGGAACGGCACCCGGTCGACGCGCAGACGGACTACGCGGCCCGCGCCGCGGTCGACGCCGCCCGGGACCGGATGGGACGGGAGATGCCGCCCGTGGACCTGCGGACGCTGATGGGCGAGAGCCTGGATGCCGACCGCTGGGACGACGTGGCCGCCCGCTGCCTGACGTGCGGCAACTGCACCATGGTCTGCCCCACCTGCTTCTGGACCACCACCGAGGAGGTCACCGACCTCACCGGCGACCACGCCGAGCGGTGGCAGCGCTGGGACTCCTGCTTCGACGTGGACTTCTCCTACCTCCACGGCGGCCCCGTACGGGCTTCTGCGCGCAGCCGCTACCGGCAGTGGCTCACCCACAGACTCTCCACCTGGTACGAGCAGTTCGGCAGTTCCGGATGCGTGGGCTGCGGGCGCTCTGTCACCTGTGCCCGGTCGGCATCGACATCACCGAGGAAGCCGCGGCGCTGCGCGACGAACGTGCCGACCGCCTGCGGCGCGAGAAGCAGAAGGAGACGGAACGATGACCTCCACGACCACTCTCTCCATGGCTCTTCCGGTCGAGCACCGCGACGGGCTGATGCGCCTCGCCCGTGA
- a CDS encoding allene oxide cyclase barrel-like domain-containing protein, with translation MRNRTLPAFGVAAATAGALTLGLSLAPASADAAPASRGHRTITIEAVEKGTAINMVDVAPADSALGDQLIGTGDLTGRDGRKLGTSSFVGVSTDAKPRTAELLTFVYELPDGKITTAGTAKLSPSGPVFDERFAITGGTGKYQNASGEVRVLQETVEQAKVTFEIQR, from the coding sequence ATGCGCAACCGCACCCTCCCCGCGTTCGGTGTCGCCGCCGCCACGGCCGGCGCCCTCACCCTCGGCCTGTCCCTGGCACCCGCTTCGGCGGACGCCGCCCCCGCCTCACGCGGGCACCGCACGATCACCATCGAGGCCGTCGAGAAGGGCACCGCGATCAACATGGTCGACGTCGCCCCGGCCGACTCCGCCCTCGGCGACCAGCTGATCGGCACCGGCGACCTCACCGGCCGCGACGGCCGCAAGCTGGGCACCAGCAGCTTCGTCGGCGTCTCCACCGACGCCAAGCCGCGCACCGCCGAGCTGCTGACCTTCGTCTACGAACTGCCCGATGGCAAGATCACCACGGCCGGCACGGCGAAGCTCTCCCCTTCCGGACCCGTCTTCGATGAGCGGTTCGCCATCACCGGCGGCACCGGCAAGTACCAGAACGCCTCCGGAGAGGTGCGCGTCCTGCAGGAGACGGTGGAGCAGGCGAAGGTCACCTTCGAGATCCAGCGCTGA
- a CDS encoding MarR family winged helix-turn-helix transcriptional regulator, whose protein sequence is MSSSPSESEPLIRLLWRAHNWFRAALTTAFEAQEDGATISAAHVTLLSQLPSEGASIAELARRLGVSAPTAHQWVHELVALGVVTVESDPHSARSKLVLLTAAGVRRRAETMQILAGLEAALAGRIGVDTVTALRAALEEPWGSPESAVAELPSPSTP, encoded by the coding sequence ATGTCCTCCTCCCCGTCGGAATCCGAGCCGCTCATCCGGCTGCTGTGGCGCGCACACAACTGGTTCCGAGCCGCCCTGACCACTGCGTTCGAGGCCCAGGAAGACGGGGCGACCATCAGCGCGGCACACGTGACCCTGCTCAGTCAGCTCCCGTCAGAGGGGGCGAGCATCGCCGAGCTGGCCCGGCGGCTGGGCGTCAGCGCCCCGACCGCACACCAGTGGGTCCATGAACTCGTCGCCCTGGGCGTGGTGACCGTGGAGAGCGATCCGCACTCCGCCCGGTCGAAACTCGTACTCCTCACGGCGGCCGGTGTCCGGCGCCGCGCCGAGACGATGCAGATCCTGGCCGGACTCGAAGCCGCACTCGCGGGGCGCATCGGTGTGGATACCGTCACCGCGCTTCGGGCCGCGCTGGAGGAACCATGGGGATCTCCGGAATCGGCGGTAGCTGAACTCCCCAGCCCATCCACCCCGTAA
- a CDS encoding NAD(P)-dependent oxidoreductase — translation MKILLIGATGMIGSRITAEALGRGHEVTAATRSGRADALPEHQALTVLALDATAPGKVAQAAAGHDVVISAVSPPRDGSDPTAPLLAAYKSLVEGLRTAGAHRLLVVGGAGSLKTASGQDRVDTPDFPAMYKAESLAQREVLRLLRAEVGDDLDWTYVSPADEIAPGERTGTFRLGGDDLLIAEDGTSFISAEDYAVALVDEAEKSTAIRRRITVAY, via the coding sequence GTGAAGATCCTCCTGATCGGCGCCACCGGCATGATCGGCTCCCGCATCACCGCGGAAGCGCTCGGCCGCGGCCACGAAGTCACCGCCGCCACCCGCTCGGGCCGCGCGGACGCTCTGCCGGAGCACCAGGCGCTGACCGTCCTCGCCCTGGACGCCACCGCGCCGGGCAAGGTCGCCCAGGCAGCCGCCGGACACGACGTCGTCATCTCCGCCGTCTCCCCGCCCCGCGACGGCTCCGACCCGACCGCCCCGCTGCTGGCGGCGTACAAGTCCCTGGTCGAGGGGCTGCGCACGGCGGGCGCACACCGCCTGCTGGTGGTCGGAGGGGCGGGCAGCCTGAAGACCGCCTCCGGCCAGGACCGGGTCGACACCCCGGACTTCCCCGCGATGTACAAGGCCGAGTCGCTCGCCCAGCGGGAGGTGCTGCGCCTGCTGCGCGCCGAGGTGGGCGACGACCTGGACTGGACGTACGTCTCCCCGGCCGACGAGATCGCCCCCGGCGAGCGCACCGGCACCTTCCGCCTCGGGGGCGACGACCTGCTGATCGCCGAGGACGGCACCAGCTTCATCAGCGCCGAGGACTACGCGGTCGCCCTGGTCGATGAGGCCGAGAAGAGCACGGCGATCCGTCGCCGTATCACCGTCGCGTACTGA
- a CDS encoding SDR family NAD(P)-dependent oxidoreductase, translating into MSRTLALITGASSGIGAAYARLLAADYDFVLVARRADRLSELADELRAAGAAVEVLPADLADHDGLTAVTKRLATGDVRLLISNAGDGGYAPLAEVAPEEIDRLLTLNGVASVQLARAALPGMLTAGEGTIVTVASLLAFSAGQSNPHMPPRTIYNAAKAATVAFTRTLAHELADTPIRTQVVCPGVVATEFSGGYGKNVPSAMTAEGVARASLAGLRLGETICVPGLEDQTAALDALLAAETALLMGGNVPPPATRYSQPHPQPTR; encoded by the coding sequence ATGTCTCGTACTCTTGCTCTCATCACCGGCGCTTCCTCCGGTATAGGCGCCGCCTACGCCCGCCTCCTCGCCGCCGACTACGACTTCGTCCTGGTGGCCCGAAGGGCCGACCGCCTTTCCGAGCTCGCGGACGAACTCCGCGCGGCCGGCGCCGCTGTGGAGGTCCTGCCCGCGGACCTCGCGGACCACGACGGCCTCACCGCCGTGACCAAGCGCCTGGCAACCGGCGATGTCCGGCTGCTGATCAGCAACGCGGGCGACGGCGGCTACGCTCCCCTCGCCGAGGTCGCCCCGGAGGAGATCGACCGCCTGCTCACCCTCAACGGCGTGGCGTCCGTCCAGCTCGCACGCGCCGCCCTGCCCGGCATGCTGACCGCGGGGGAGGGGACCATCGTCACGGTCGCCTCACTACTGGCCTTCAGCGCCGGGCAGAGCAACCCGCACATGCCGCCCCGCACCATCTACAACGCCGCCAAGGCCGCCACGGTCGCCTTCACCCGCACCCTCGCCCACGAACTCGCCGACACCCCCATCCGCACCCAGGTGGTCTGCCCGGGCGTGGTGGCGACGGAGTTCAGCGGCGGATACGGAAAGAACGTCCCCTCCGCCATGACCGCGGAAGGCGTGGCCCGAGCCAGCCTCGCCGGCCTGCGCCTGGGCGAGACGATCTGCGTACCGGGCCTGGAGGACCAGACCGCCGCACTGGACGCCCTCCTCGCCGCCGAGACCGCCCTGCTCATGGGCGGCAACGTCCCCCCCCCCGCCACCCGCTACAGCCAACCGCACCCCCAGCCCACACGCTGA
- a CDS encoding amidohydrolase family protein, with product MTMTTGSSDSPLAAGTSRRRLLAAAAGATAGTAALAAAPATAEAATSTSAGTAADRPGRGMKVIAVEEAFSVPELIPWPGEARMPPGWGEEWGRRLADLTELRLADMDEHGVDMQVLSLTSPGVEAIKAPSEAVATARRVNDHLADVVAAHPTRFAGFATLPLQDPKAAVAELRRAVEQLGLKGVLHNDHVQGHYLDEPQFRPVWAELERLGVTLYLHPALFPADQWRVFQGHPVLSGPSWGWTAQVGAHALRLIYGGVFDEFPGASVTLGHMGELLPFQLARLDSRYHQADPKGRPRHLPSHYLRHNLYATTSGVFSHAALLGAVQAIGADRLLFAVDYPYESTAEAVEFLRTAPFSRADLTRIAHRNAARLLHL from the coding sequence ATGACGATGACGACAGGTTCGTCTGATTCCCCCCTCGCCGCGGGCACCTCGCGGCGGCGTCTGCTGGCCGCCGCGGCCGGTGCCACCGCCGGCACAGCAGCCCTCGCGGCAGCGCCCGCCACCGCCGAGGCCGCCACCTCCACGTCGGCCGGGACCGCCGCCGACCGCCCGGGGCGCGGTATGAAGGTGATCGCGGTCGAAGAGGCGTTCTCCGTTCCGGAGCTGATCCCGTGGCCGGGCGAAGCCCGGATGCCTCCCGGCTGGGGGGAAGAGTGGGGGCGCAGGCTCGCCGACCTCACGGAGTTGCGGCTGGCGGACATGGACGAGCACGGCGTGGACATGCAGGTCCTGTCGCTCACCTCACCCGGCGTCGAGGCCATCAAGGCCCCCTCCGAGGCCGTGGCCACGGCCCGCCGGGTCAACGACCACCTGGCCGACGTGGTCGCCGCCCACCCGACACGGTTCGCCGGCTTTGCCACCCTGCCGTTGCAGGACCCGAAGGCCGCCGTGGCCGAGCTGCGCCGGGCGGTGGAACAACTGGGCCTCAAGGGAGTCCTGCACAACGACCACGTTCAGGGCCACTACCTCGACGAGCCGCAGTTCCGGCCGGTGTGGGCCGAGCTTGAACGGCTCGGGGTGACGCTCTACCTCCATCCCGCGCTCTTCCCCGCCGATCAGTGGCGGGTGTTCCAGGGCCATCCCGTGCTGAGCGGGCCGTCCTGGGGATGGACAGCGCAGGTCGGCGCCCACGCACTGCGCCTGATCTACGGCGGAGTGTTCGACGAGTTCCCCGGAGCCTCGGTGACGCTGGGGCACATGGGAGAACTGCTGCCTTTCCAGCTCGCCCGGCTCGACAGCCGCTACCACCAGGCCGACCCCAAGGGCAGGCCACGACACCTGCCCTCCCACTACCTGCGGCACAACCTCTACGCGACCACCAGCGGCGTCTTCTCCCACGCGGCCCTCCTCGGAGCCGTCCAGGCCATCGGCGCCGACCGGCTGCTGTTCGCCGTCGACTACCCCTACGAATCAACGGCAGAGGCAGTCGAGTTCCTCCGCACAGCACCGTTCTCCCGCGCCGACCTCACACGCATCGCACACCGCAACGCCGCACGCCTGCTGCACCTCTGA
- a CDS encoding universal stress protein, which produces MQALEAALREAPAGVRLHKRAVEGPARQVLLDASHDADLLVLGARRRPAHFGLHLGRVVHAALTHSACPVAVVPEQPRHP; this is translated from the coding sequence GTGCAAGCCCTGGAAGCCGCGCTCCGTGAAGCCCCGGCGGGTGTGCGGCTGCACAAGCGTGCTGTGGAGGGTCCCGCCCGCCAGGTGCTTCTGGACGCCTCCCACGACGCCGACCTGCTGGTCCTGGGCGCGCGGCGCCGCCCTGCGCACTTCGGGCTGCACCTCGGCCGGGTCGTCCACGCGGCGCTGACCCATTCCGCCTGTCCGGTCGCTGTGGTGCCTGAGCAGCCGCGACACCCATAG
- a CDS encoding MarR family winged helix-turn-helix transcriptional regulator, protein MNEQLLNDDDVTLYGLFVEAFARLKPLVHRDLGVPDTWFEVLLRLGRTPGHRLRMTDLAEAVSFSSGGFTRLADRMATEGLIRRDPDPYDRRAALAVLTDEGAEALDRAMTAHVTHLRSHVTGLLSSEDRRHLERILRALRDANE, encoded by the coding sequence GTGAACGAGCAACTGCTGAATGACGACGACGTGACGCTCTACGGACTGTTCGTGGAGGCGTTCGCTCGCCTCAAGCCCCTCGTGCACCGCGATCTGGGAGTTCCGGACACCTGGTTCGAGGTGCTGCTGCGGCTGGGCCGCACGCCCGGGCACCGGTTGCGCATGACGGACCTGGCGGAGGCCGTGTCCTTCAGCTCGGGCGGCTTCACACGTCTCGCCGACCGCATGGCGACGGAGGGGTTGATCCGCCGCGACCCCGACCCCTACGACCGACGAGCCGCACTCGCCGTACTGACCGACGAGGGCGCCGAAGCGCTCGACCGCGCTATGACCGCCCACGTCACCCATCTCCGCAGCCACGTCACCGGACTGCTCTCCTCCGAGGACCGTCGCCACCTGGAGCGCATCCTGCGCGCGCTCCGCGACGCGAACGAGTGA